The nucleotide window AGTGCCGATGACTTTGCTATTGGAGGAACTGGTGGTGTTGCAGGGGTGTCATGGCCTGTTTTCAGGtgatttttctttgcttttaatTTACCAGGCCCTTTAACAAATATTTTCCCCTGTTTTTGGGTTGCTTCTGATTGTATTCAGTATCATCATTTGCCTAATGGATTAATTGTTCTATTTTTCCAGATGGGCTGGCGGAAAAGAGGACAAATATTTTGCCAGAATTGGGAAAAACATAATCTCTGTCTATGAAACAGAGACCTTTTCTCTCATTGACAAGAAATCGCTGAAAGTTGAAAATGTTGTGGATTTCTGTTGGTCACCAACTGATCCAATTCTTGCACTCTTTGTTCCTGAACTGGGGGACCATCCAGCTAGGGTGAGCATTGCTTGTAATGCTTTTTATTCACagtttctattctttttttccttttgttaatatttatatattaagttaAGTCGATATTCTGCATTCATTTGATTCTCAGGTGAGTCTTATGCAAATCCCAAGTAAAGATGAGTTAAGGCAGAAGAATCTTTTCAGTGTTAGTGATTGTAAAATGTACTGGCAAAGCAATGGGGATTATCTAGCTGTTAAGGTCGATCGatacacaaaaacaaagaaaagcacTTACACAGGCTTTGAGCTTTTCCGTGTAAGAGAACGGGATATTCCGATTGAGGTTTTTGAGCTTGAGAATAAGAATGACAAGATAATTGCCTTTGCTTGGGAGCCAAAAGGCCACAGGTTTGCTGTTATCCATGGCGATAACCCAAGACCTGATATAAGTTTTTACTCCATGCGTTCCGCAAACAACACAGACAAGGTTAAGAAGCTCACTACCCTGAAAGGCAAGCAGGCAAATGCTCTTTTCTGGTCACCTACTGGTCGCTTCGTAATACTTGCAGGATTGAAGGGTTTTAATGGACAGTTGGAATTTTACAATGTTGATGAGCTTGAAACTATGGCAACAGCTGAGCATTTTATGGCTACAGATATTGAATGGGATCCGACTGGAAGGTAGTTTTGAGATTGCATTTGGTAGTATTAAAAATAAGGGGTGGTTTTGAATTGCTCTGAAGTTATTACTgctatatttatttgatttttattaaaatacctGCTCAAATTCCTTCATCTCCAATACCATGTTCCTTTGGGCAGCcactatagattttaatgggctgGATGGGTTTTcatgttttcctttttatctttttctgattaggtgtttcttttgtgcTATTCCATAAAATGGCTGATAACCTGtcaatatacatatacatgtgtatatgtatgtataatgaAATATTGCAACTCTGTATCTTACTTATCTTGGttgttatatcatatatatgaccttttatatatatatatatatttaggtatGTTGCAACTGCAGTGACTTCAGTTCATGAGATGGAAAATGGTTTCAACATATGGTCCTTCAATGGAAAGCTACTTTATAGGATCCTGAAGGATCATTTCTTTCAGGTAATTTTACTTCTATTCCTTGGTTTAAACTCTCTTTGTCagcccataaaaaaataaactgtcTAACATGCACACATCCATATACATATATGCCTCTATGTATATGACTTGGCAacttacctattaaaaaaagtatatggcTTGGCAACACCACCTGTTTTGCAGGATGGTGTAGAGCATTTCTGAAATTTAAGAGATTCTAtagattatattgttttatatgAGACATAACAAAGTGGAATTGGAGTGAACTCTATAAGATGCAATGCTCCCAGTGCTCAAGCAGAATTTGGAAGGAGACTCCAAATTTGTGGTTTCTAGATTTATTGAAACTGTATTTTAGATCTATAGCGAACCCATAgctatgtttggatattagggtgatttcagatgatttgtaaatagtagtgaagtagtGTGAGACTATTTCACTTACCAAACATTTTTTTGCAAAATGGGCGAGTCCTATCAATCTCCATCTTTTATTTGCTGAATAATTGTTTTTGTGTTGTTTGTGACAGTTCTTGTGGCGCCCAAGGCCACCATCATTCTTGAGTCCTGAGAAGGAGGAGGAAATTGCAAAGAATTTAAAGAAGTACAGTAAAAAGTATGAGGCAGAGGACCAGGACGTTTCGATGCTATTGAGTGAGCAGGATCGGGAGAAGCGGAGGATGTTAAAGGAGGAGTGGGACAAGTGGCTCAACGAGTGGAAGCGGTTgcatgaagaagaaaaactgGAGAGGCAGACACTGAGGGACGGAGAAGTGAGCGACGAAGAGGAAGAGTACGAGGCAAAAGAAGTTGAAGTTGAGGAGATATTGGATGTTTCAGAGGAGGTACTTTCTTTTGAGGAGTGATTAGTGATCATTATTTGGAGCCTTGGAATCCTCTGTTTAAATACAACATACCCAAGCAGGACAGCACACTTCCTGCTGAAGTGCTTTTGGACCtgttttttggttctttttttcccAGTTTTGCCACCTGCCTTTCTTCGTAGCAtcttttgtcatttttcttcataatgtattttttttagtataatattatCATCGACTAGAGTTGTGATAGTCCCAATAGCATCAGTCTCTATTATTCCGGATccaaattaatatgaaaatgctatttaaaaaaaaaaaaagaagaaaaagagatacACTGAACGTTCCAACACTCCGTACACAATgattgagatttatttatttatttttatgttccgTACAAAATCGTGGACGAGTTGAGTTGCATTtgggtataaaaaataaatgtagcCCATCAATGAATAAGATTGATATGCGTTGCCATGAATCTTCCTAGATACATCTCATCTTTACTGGACTAGATACGATCTACGTTGCTGTCCTGTATGAGCTCTCTACTGGCTGGGTTAGGCCCTATTACTAAGGAGTATTGTTAGTAATAAAATGTGATACTCTATGTGATAAGGATAAATGTAAgtgatatatagaattatatatttatttgagaatggaaattttttgctctttataaggttttaatgaggctctaattatatcatttactaGTTATGTTAGAGTATAGACCATATAttttggaccttccattgggACATTAGAGACCCATGGTTCTAAAATGAATGCCAATTTTCTTTTACGTTTTTGCTTTGAATGCTCATTTTGCTTTAAGAAAAGATTGTTATGACTAATTATCAATTACTTGCTTACATTTGGGAGTTGATCACAAATGTGTTTATAATACAACCCGCGACTTATGCTTGAAATTACTTGCACTTGTTATTCAAACGTGATCTATTATTATACGTTAATTAATCGGTAAATCGGTGGCTTCCAACTAGAccaacatatattagtatgccCAAGCGTAACATCATTACAATTTGAGCTTTTGAAGGTAGGTAAAACCACAAGAGaataaatcaaaacttcatGTTAATATCTAACAATTTACCATCAATATAAATTAACAGGCATCGCGATTTCAGTCCATAcgaagagaggagagagatgTATGGGCTACCATTTCGGTACACGGTTCGGTCCGCCGACTCAACTACGTAATGAGTAACATGTCGAGAATAGATGGGTCTGTAACGTATCAAACTCAGGCGAGGATGTCAGTGGGTCTGTAATGAGTAGGAAAAAGGCATCAATAATCAATATGCCCATCAACTGGTCCTTCCCTGTAAATTTACTGGATCCAGCCCATATTGTATGGAGGGTACAATGCAGAAAGACAGTCTATCTGGGCAGGTGGACACCTGATCTGGAGGTTGCTGTTCGTTGGTAGCTTCCTAGTCTAAAGTTCTTGCATCTGGTTTTGAATAGATACATTTGATGCAAGTGATTGTTTCACGACAAGCCATCATTGAAGACTGACTCCGGGAAGAAGATCTTAATTCTTTGCCCAAAAGTCAAGAATTACTCGAGGCGTCTCATTCAGACTCCAGACAAATAAACAGAAAGACCAGCAAAAGACCAAAATTGAAACCAAACCAGTCCACTCGCTTCCACCTCCGCTATTGTTATTTTCCAAAGGGCATTTGAATTTCGTAATTCGCTGttgtgtacacacacacacacactctctctctctctctctctctctctcaattgtCCTTCTTCAGTTCTCTCTGCTGTTCTCCCTCATTATTTCTGTTCCGTCGGTGCGTCTcacttatcttatttcatactGCCACTGCCTTCTCTATTCGTTAAAGAAAACCCATGTGGTTTTGATGATAAAGATCTTCATGGACTAGTTGAttaattttacattgtattCTCCTGCACAAAAGAACAAACGGCAGCCATGCATCTCGGTGGTTCCACCGCATCCCAAGAAGCCATTTGTGTCCTCGATTTGGTATCCCAATTGGGTCGCTTTGCATTCGACACGAGGCTCCACACCTCTGGCTCGGATGGGTGCAATTCCTTCCTCTCCAATTTCCTCTACTACGAAGCCCTTGATGGTTCGGAGAAGCGCTTCTTTCGGGCCTCACTGAGTTTAGGTGTTAGAAGCGCTTCTGGTATTAGGAGTATTTTGAACGACTTCAACAGATTTATAAAGTTCCGTTGCGAGAGACTTCCAATTGGGTTCGCCTCGGTTCGGGTTGGCTTGGGGAACAATAATGGGCTTAGAGAAGATGGGTGGGGTGTATTGGCGGACGATGGCTTGGCATTAGACGCTGTGGAGGCTAAGGCCCCCAAAaaggttttgattttgatgagTGACACCGG belongs to Juglans regia cultivar Chandler chromosome 8, Walnut 2.0, whole genome shotgun sequence and includes:
- the LOC109000947 gene encoding eukaryotic translation initiation factor 3 subunit B-like — encoded protein: MADVMLMKEIETTADRLGIDLSTVDLDSISLPPGQDFGILSDDEDVLQGGDNPELDIGFGNIIIVDNLPVVPREKFDKLEGVIRKIYSQIGVIKEDGLWMPIDPETQKTLGYCFIEFNSPLEAELAREKTNGYKLDRSHIFAVNMFDEFDTFMKVPDKWAPPEFTPYTSGENLQHWLTDEKARDQFVIRAGSDTEVLWNDARHLKPEPVYKRAFWTESFVQWSPLGTYLATVHRQGAAVWGGASTFNRLMRYAHPQVKLVDFSPGERYLVTYSSHEPSNPRDANRVVINIFDVRTGKVMRDFKGSADDFAIGGTGGVAGVSWPVFRWAGGKEDKYFARIGKNIISVYETETFSLIDKKSLKVENVVDFCWSPTDPILALFVPELGDHPARVSLMQIPSKDELRQKNLFSVSDCKMYWQSNGDYLAVKVDRYTKTKKSTYTGFELFRVRERDIPIEVFELENKNDKIIAFAWEPKGHRFAVIHGDNPRPDISFYSMRSANNTDKVKKLTTLKGKQANALFWSPTGRFVILAGLKGFNGQLEFYNVDELETMATAEHFMATDIEWDPTGRYVATAVTSVHEMENGFNIWSFNGKLLYRILKDHFFQFLWRPRPPSFLSPEKEEEIAKNLKKYSKKYEAEDQDVSMLLSEQDREKRRMLKEEWDKWLNEWKRLHEEEKLERQTLRDGEVSDEEEEYEAKEVEVEEILDVSEEVLSFEE